From the genome of Ignavibacteriota bacterium:
GATGGCCACCTGGAAGAATGTGGGTATTTACATCGTGTTGTTCCTTGCCGGACTGCAGACCATCCCGACGGAGGTCTACGATGCCGCGAGCGTGGATGGCGCATCACCGTTCCGGCAGTTCCGGCACATCACGCTGCCGATGCTCCAGCCCACCATGATCGTCATCGTCGTGCTCTCCACCATCGGCGGGTTCTCGCTGTTCATCGAGCCCTACGTGCTCACCGGCGGCGGCCCCATGCAAAGCACGTTGTCAGGCATGCTCTACATTTATAATCAGGGCTTCTACTTCAATCATATGGGATATGCCGCCACGCTCGGGTTCGTGTATGCCGTGATCATCCTGCTTATTGTGCTCGTGCAGCGCAGGGTCCTCGGGAAGGAAGAGGCGGCATGAAGACCACCCTCCGGTATCTCGTGCTGACCGTCGGGGCCGTGGTATTCGCGTACCCGTTCCTCTGGATGATCGCCGGCTCGTTCAAGCCGGAGATGGAGATCACAGGCTTCGGCCTCTGGTCCCCGAATTTCTCCCTGCACGCGTACGACATGGTGTTGGGCAAGATCCCCCTGGGCCGGGCGTTCCTGAACAGCTGCATCGTCTCGGGAGCGACCACCGCATCGGTCGTGCTCTTCGGGTCCATGGTCGGCTACGCGCTCGCGCGGCTCCGGTTCCTCGGATCAAAGGCGGTGTTCACGCTGCTCCTGTTCACCATGATGGTCCCGTTCCAGCTCGTGCTCATCCCGCAGTATATCCTGATGGTGAAGCTGGGGCTGACCGACACCTACATCGGCATGATCGCGCCCACCATGATGAGTGCGTTCAGCATCATTCTGTTCCGTCAGTTCTTCATGGCGATCCCGCAGGGGTTCATCGATGCCGCGCGGCTGGACGGTGCGGGCGACCTCACCATCCTGTTCCGCGTCATCTGGCCGTTGTCGCGCCCGGTGATCATCACCGTGGCGATCCTGACCTTCATGACAAGCTGGAACGAGGTGCTCTGGCCCATGCTGGTGGTGCGTGAGCGGACGCTCATGACCATGCCGCAGATCGTCACCATCTTCACCATCGGCGGCGAGAGCGAGGCGCATCTCGGTTCGCTCCTGGCGGCGGCCACGCTCCTGGCGCTTCCCGTGATCGCGGCGTACGCCTTCTTCCAGAGGTACTTCATCGAGAGCATGGCATCTTCGGGGATCAAGGGATGAACAGATACCACATCATGGGGCTATTGGTGGCCCTTTTCGCCGGGACCGACGCTTCCGCACAGCCGGGGTTGGCGTGGGAAGGCCCGTATGCGGTCCGGTTCGAAGGACGGTACGGACAGGTGGAAGCCGGAGGGCCTCTGGCCGGTATCGAGCACCACGACAGCCGACCGTTCCCATCGCGCATCAGCTTCTACGTCCCCGTGGCGAACAGCATCGACCTCAGCACGGACTATTGGAAGCGGGGGGGATCCCGTCCGGTCGTGGCGGGGATCCGTGTGGATGGCGGTGCGCGGCACTGGATCGGCAAAGAGCCCTGGAACTACGTGCAGTCGCCGCACAGCGTCCGGTTCGATCGCGGGGATGGTGATCTCCGGTTCGCGGTGCAGTACGACTTCGGGGGGCGGACGGCCGCGGCCGTGATGCGGATCGTTGTCAGGAATGCGGGGACGGGCGCACACGACATCGAACTGTACACGCATACCATGCTCGCACTGCGGAGCTGCCAGACGTACACGCGGTACACCCCTGTCCGCACGCGGTATGACACCGCACATCGTGCCGTGGTCGCGGAGTACGATGACCTGCAGCTTGCAGAGGCCAACGTGATCGTGCAGAATGCCGGACTTTCACCCGCCTCCTGGTCGACGAATGGCGCGGTCCTCGCGGCCGCGGATTCGGGGTGGTCCAACTGGATCGATCGCAACGGTGCCTTGAGCGGCGTAACGTCTGTGCGGGGGACTGCGAACACGCCCGTCGCCGCATTCCAGTACGTTGCCCGATTGGCGCCCGGCGATTCGCTCCAGGTGATCCTTGTCTACAGTTGCGCGCCGGCGAACGCCGTGACCGCCACGCTGAGCAGGAACGCACGCGGTTGGTTGGATGACATCGACGCATACGCGGGTGATGTGGAACAGTCGGCAGCGGCCATCGCCGGTTTCCGCACGGGCGACGCCTGGACCGACAGCAGCGTGCACTACGCCGGGGCATTGCTGGCGTCGAACCATCACATGCTCGACGGAGCTCTGCTGCCCATGCCGTGCCCGGCAGAGTACAACTTCTTCTTCACCCATGATGTGCTTCTGAGCGGACTCTCCGCGGTGGCGTATGATCCGGCCCGGGTGAAGCGCGACCTGGAGTACATCGGCAGGCATGCAAAGGACGGGATCATCCCGCACGCCCGCTACTGGAAGGACGACGGATACAAGACCGAGTACTGTCAGCCGGGGAACTGGAACCATGTATGGTTCATCCTGGATGCTGCGGCCTATCTGCGCCACACCGATGATACCGAGGAGATCCGGTGGATGATGCCGTTGCTGACGGGGTCGCTTGAGCAGACGCTCCTGCGCAGGAAGGGGAGCATCATGCACGGCACGGAGCCCGACTGGTGGGACTTCGGCAAGGCGGAAGGCGGTCGCGCGTACCTCACGATCCTGACCATCCGGGCTCTGGAAGAGTATGTCTATCTTGGAGCGCGGACGCGCTCCGATCTCAGCAGGCTTGCGGGGTTCGCATCAGCCGCTGCGGAGCTGCGCACCGGCCTGATGCGGGAACTCTGGAATGAGGATGCCGGCACGTTGCTGAACACCATCGGGACGGACCGCGATCAGCACGTGTACATGGGGCCGTTGCTGGCGCCGGTGTTCGGTGCGGTGCCGGGTGTGGCAGGCAGGCGGATCGTGGAGACCGTCCGGCAGCGACTGTTGGATCCGGCGGTCGGCGTGCGAACGGTGGACCCGGCGGATTTCCATACCGACAGCGTGAAAGCCCTCTACAGTGTGAAGGGGAACGAGGCCGGGGAAGCGTACTGGTATGCG
Proteins encoded in this window:
- a CDS encoding carbohydrate ABC transporter permease yields the protein MKTTLRYLVLTVGAVVFAYPFLWMIAGSFKPEMEITGFGLWSPNFSLHAYDMVLGKIPLGRAFLNSCIVSGATTASVVLFGSMVGYALARLRFLGSKAVFTLLLFTMMVPFQLVLIPQYILMVKLGLTDTYIGMIAPTMMSAFSIILFRQFFMAIPQGFIDAARLDGAGDLTILFRVIWPLSRPVIITVAILTFMTSWNEVLWPMLVVRERTLMTMPQIVTIFTIGGESEAHLGSLLAAATLLALPVIAAYAFFQRYFIESMASSGIKG